One bacterium genomic window, ACGATGATATGGTTGGGAGCACAAACCAGTATTTCACCACGATGGCTGATATACCCCATATGTTTGCAGTACCCGTGCGGACAGGGCGAATCGGTGATGCGTACGGTCCCGTTTTCAACGCATACGGTCGTTTCACCGAGCGGACCGGAAACCTTTGTTGTAACGTTTTTATCGAGCGAAAGTTCCAATACCTTTCGGCC contains:
- a CDS encoding NusG domain II-containing protein, giving the protein MHLDIRRYYTRGDAILVCIVSLAAILSIAAVEFFPGGGKHVVVEADGRKVLELSLDKNVTTKVSGPLGETTVCVENGTVRITDSPCPHGYCKHMGYISHRGEILVCAPNHIIVSIRGGRDNDSFDGVTQ